A genomic segment from Nematostella vectensis chromosome 6, jaNemVect1.1, whole genome shotgun sequence encodes:
- the LOC5521524 gene encoding lipoyltransferase 1, mitochondrial isoform X1, protein MLLKSAASGCFSARIRHFSSPACQASVYISQSHNPYINLAFEDWVYSNLDLTKRRLLFLWRNEPVVVIGRHQNPWLECDIKRLSEKGVKLARRKSGGGAVYHDLGNLNATFFTHRSAYNRHENLALIVKTLRDRWKLDVKHSSRDEIVLNNQFKISGTSSKLGRLTAYHHCTLLLKVDLHTLGDILNPTYTGIRSNATASVRAKVKNLCCIEPTLGFERVSLAIGEQYLANYGDKSISSEAEFINPESESHYPGITAMAEEINCWPWTYGKTPKFQVPFFTTLSCGHVTLDFFSYHGVITQVKVSLNGEQMPPSSLLGRLALHLQGTTIAEANRGISFCSTVAMPFYYPFPLNWTRFCNEKGTSSVISKHEEHKKTSPLRAVDTVRTHLHSRSDHCFLHVLVNSTRECN, encoded by the exons ATGCTCTTGAAAAGTGCCGCATCAGGCTGCTTCTCGGCCCGTATCagacatttctcatcaccggCATGCCAG GCATCTGTTTATATATCACAGTCACACAATCCATACATTAACTTGGCATTTGAAGACTG GGTGTATTCAAACTTAGATCTGACAAAAAGGAGGCTTTTGTTCCTGTGGAGAAATGAGCCAGTG GTTGTGATTGGACGACATCAG AATCCATGGCTGGAGTGTGACATCAAGAGACTTTCAGAAAAAGGAGTAAAGCTTGCCAGGAGAAAAAGTGGAGGTGGAGCGGTTTATCAT GATTTAGGTAATTTGAATGCTACATTCTTTACTCATCGGTCTGCATATAACCGCCATGAGAACTTGGCACTTATTGTCAAGACTCTGAGGGACAGATGGAAATTAGATGTTAAACACTCGTCTAGAGATGAGATTGTGCTTAATAATCAATTCAAG ATATCTGGCACATCATCTAAACTAGGGCGACTAACAGCATATCACCACTGCACATTACTTCTCAAGGTTGATCTCCATACTTTGGGGGATATTCTTAACCCAACTTAT ACTGGTATCAGAAGTAATGCTACAGCTAGTGTTCGAGCAAAAGTCAAGAATCTGTGCTGTATTGAACCAACGCTGGGTTTTGAAAGGGTCTCTCTAGCTATAGGAGAACAGTACTTGGCAAATTATGGCGACAAAAGTATTTCCTCTGAG GCTGAGTTCATCAACCCGGAAAGTGAAAGCCATTATCCAGGAATCACTGCAATGGCCGAGGAAATTAAC TGTTGGCCGTGGACGTACGGAAAGACGCCTAAATTTCAAGTGCCCTTCTTCACAACACTCTCGTGCGGACACGTG ACATTGGATTTCTTTTCCTACCATGGTGTTATTACCCAAGTGAAAGTTTCCTTAAATGGGGAGCAAATGCCACCTTCGTCTCTGTTGGGAAGACTTGCTCTTCACCTCCAAGGTACTACTATTGCAGAGGCGAATCGAGGAATTTCCTTCTGTAGCACTGTGGCTATGCCTTTTTattaccccttcccc TTGAATTGGACTCGTTTCTGCAATGAAAAAGGCACGTCATCAGTGATTAGCAAGCATGAGGAACACAAGAAAACAAGCCCCTTGCGAGCAGTTGACACTGTTAGAACACACTTACACAGTCGCTCAGATCATTGTTTTCTTCATGTTCTCGTAAACAGTACTAGAGAATGCAATTAA
- the LOC5521524 gene encoding lipoyltransferase 1, mitochondrial isoform X2, translating into MLLKSAASGCFSARIRHFSSPACQASVYISQSHNPYINLAFEDWVYSNLDLTKRRLLFLWRNEPVVVIGRHQNPWLECDIKRLSEKGVKLARRKSGGGAVYHDLGNLNATFFTHRSAYNRHENLALIVKTLRDRWKLDVKHSSRDEIVLNNQFKISGTSSKLGRLTAYHHCTLLLKVDLHTLGDILNPTYTGIRSNATASVRAKVKNLCCIEPTLGFERVSLAIGEQYLANYGDKSISSEAEFINPESESHYPGITAMAEEINCWPWTYGKTPKFQVPFFTTLSCGHVTLDFFSYHGVITQVKVSLNGEQMPPSSLLGRLALHLQGCLFWRSYVCDEVQRFIGSDQLTTQEQGLCLELKHWLQSVL; encoded by the exons ATGCTCTTGAAAAGTGCCGCATCAGGCTGCTTCTCGGCCCGTATCagacatttctcatcaccggCATGCCAG GCATCTGTTTATATATCACAGTCACACAATCCATACATTAACTTGGCATTTGAAGACTG GGTGTATTCAAACTTAGATCTGACAAAAAGGAGGCTTTTGTTCCTGTGGAGAAATGAGCCAGTG GTTGTGATTGGACGACATCAG AATCCATGGCTGGAGTGTGACATCAAGAGACTTTCAGAAAAAGGAGTAAAGCTTGCCAGGAGAAAAAGTGGAGGTGGAGCGGTTTATCAT GATTTAGGTAATTTGAATGCTACATTCTTTACTCATCGGTCTGCATATAACCGCCATGAGAACTTGGCACTTATTGTCAAGACTCTGAGGGACAGATGGAAATTAGATGTTAAACACTCGTCTAGAGATGAGATTGTGCTTAATAATCAATTCAAG ATATCTGGCACATCATCTAAACTAGGGCGACTAACAGCATATCACCACTGCACATTACTTCTCAAGGTTGATCTCCATACTTTGGGGGATATTCTTAACCCAACTTAT ACTGGTATCAGAAGTAATGCTACAGCTAGTGTTCGAGCAAAAGTCAAGAATCTGTGCTGTATTGAACCAACGCTGGGTTTTGAAAGGGTCTCTCTAGCTATAGGAGAACAGTACTTGGCAAATTATGGCGACAAAAGTATTTCCTCTGAG GCTGAGTTCATCAACCCGGAAAGTGAAAGCCATTATCCAGGAATCACTGCAATGGCCGAGGAAATTAAC TGTTGGCCGTGGACGTACGGAAAGACGCCTAAATTTCAAGTGCCCTTCTTCACAACACTCTCGTGCGGACACGTG ACATTGGATTTCTTTTCCTACCATGGTGTTATTACCCAAGTGAAAGTTTCCTTAAATGGGGAGCAAATGCCACCTTCGTCTCTGTTGGGAAGACTTGCTCTTCACCTCCAAG gttgtttattttggcgtTCTTATGTGTGTGATGAAGTACAAAGGTTTATCGGCTCCGACCAGTTAACTACACAGGAGCAAGGGCTCTGCCTCGAACTAAAACACTGGCTACAATCAGTATTATGA
- the LOC5521525 gene encoding serine/arginine-rich splicing factor RS2Z32 codes for MASRGTQLFVGRLSKETKLRDLENVFYLYGKLLRCDLKTGRDMSYGFIEYEDPRDAEEAMRRENNRKLFGSRIVVEYVRSGERGKPVGGQTRPTVVGDECFVCGKLGHWASSCPSRGDPRDSRDVLTDSRPPYRPRRSPPMSRRPLPPPPPRYRSRSRSPPPRRGYGPPPRARRRSMSPPRRPRPPPPMNRGRDRYARL; via the exons ATGGCGTCGCGGGGAACCCAATTGTTTGTAGGAAGACTTTCTAAAGAAACTAAACTGAGAGActtagaaaatgtattttacctATACGGAAAGCTCCTAAGATGCGACTTAAAGACTG GGAGAGATATGT CATATGGATTCATTGAATATGAAGATCCTAGAGATGCAGAG GAGGCAATGAGAAGAGAGAATAATCGGAAGCTGTTTGGGTCAAGAATTGTTGTAGAGTATGTCCGCAGTGGAGAGCGTGGCAAGCCTGTTGGTGGTCAGACTAGACCGACAGTG GTTGGCGATGAGTGTTTTGTTTGTGGTAAGCTTGGCCATTGGGCATCGTCCTGTCCGTCCCGTGGAGATCCAAGAGATTCCCGAG ATGTGCTTACCGATTCAAGACCACCTTATAGACCAAGACG ATCTCCTCCAATGTCAAGGCGCCCTCTGCCACCGCCACCACCTCGATACAGATCGCGTTCAAGATCACCTCCTCCAAGACGAGGCTATGGGCCACCGCCAAGAGCGAGGCGTCGCTCCATGAGCCCCCCAAGGCGACCACGCCCTCCCCCACCCATGAACCGTGGGCGTGATCGTTACGCACGGCTGTAG
- the LOC5521412 gene encoding uncharacterized protein LOC5521412 yields the protein MTIHIKYPKKKEFFSWEELGCLAKALGFQKTLFLKNTPPDMKKKKVGGLSMKDLKELLDIKALHGDIHRTYNMHDGMYNGRVIEKAAEMSSNRYLSFEELREVRVAFQLYEHEDMMGLVIDEQILFRTLKVCGRTVSPVKLMQHIKHMVRHVPDRLMLYEFLDLMLLCERDVEVEVPPLPPVSGFDRSKLYKICDFRKVLTPEEERKLNQLNTTYEQGLFRSHPGNKSEPLKTWREEENFIVDDKPRIEQVSRHQQRSVQLTDHLDHSNRKVLHARCGVLGITRTFVDLNDTCKKSGPTSRQVPAELEVPCQSSIDTSLNLTHDNRETWVSFASTPPRVVSVAPSPPSTTESAFYVRNFPGTTPEKLSRQSRSNHREILVTPRDVHNAQARIQNLHWDIETQKVRLRRKVDREMRVKHPRSHQIYLNRQRPSFTVTIERKANQVVPKETSRKSLEADRPSEPPSLQISPRLYKPRPENIYSTLKSRLQTSDTLLDFGAVEVPFSRFSTSVTRQLERRGEGDTTSKGGPNAVRIETLGSLPQGKDAVHAENDAGDVVQLLGKFQEANYVASGKKGYAREGRQEWRYTAMV from the exons ATGACAATTCACATCAAGTACCCAAAGAAAAAAGAGTTCTTCTCTTGGGAGGAGTTAGG ATGCCTTGCCAAAGCTTTAGGG ttCCAGAAGAccctttttttgaaaaataccCCACCAGAcatgaaaaagaagaaagttGGTGGTTTATCCATGAAG GATTTGAAAGAGTTACTGGACATAAAGGCGCTTCATGGAGATATTCACAGGACTTATAACATGCACGATGGCATGTATAATGGGAGAGTGATTGAAAAAGCAGCTGAGATGTCTTCTAATCGGTACCTCAG TTTTGAGGAGCTCCGTGAGGTGCGTGTTGCATTTCAATTATACGAACATGAGGATATGATGGGCCTCGTTATAGATGAACAGATACTTTTCCGTACGCTTAAG GTGTGTGGAAGAACCGTGTCCCCTGTAAAACTCATGCAGCAT ATTAAGCACATGGTTCGACATGTTCCAGACAGGCTGATGTTGTATGAGTTTCTTGATCTAATGTTACT GTGTGAGAGAGATGTTGAGGTTGAAGTACCGCCATTACCACCTGTTAGTGGTTTTGACAGAAGTaaactttacaag attTGTGATTTTAGAAAAGTTTTGACACCTGAGGAGGAGAGAAAACTCAACCAGCTGAATACCACTTATGAG CAAGGATTGTTCAGATCACACCCTGGGAACAAAAGCGAGCCTCTCAAGACATGGAGAGAGGAGGAGAACTTTATTGTGGATGACAAGCCAAGGATAGAACAG GTCAGCAGACATCAACAGCGCTCAGTTCAGCTGACAGATCACCTCGATCATTCCAACCgcaag GTTCTACACGCGCGATGTGGCGTACTTGGGATTACCCGTACATTCGTGGACCTAAATGACACGTGCAAAAAATCAGGTCCTACATCTAGACAAGTTCCTGCAGAG CTTGAGGTCCCATGTCAAAGCAGCATCGATACCTCTCTAAATCTTACTCATGACAATC GCGAGACATGGGTGTCGTTTGCTTCAACACCTCCACGAGTAGTCAGCGTAGCACCATCACCTCCCAGTACTACTGAGTCTGCGTTTTACGTGAGAAACTTCCCTGGCACCACTCCGGAGAAGCTTTCAAGGCAGTCCAGGAGCAATCACCGGGAAATACTCGTCACACCGCGG GATGTCCATAACGCGCAAGCAAGAATTCAAAACCTGCACTGGGACATTGAGACACAG AAAGTCCGGTTAAGACGCAAGGTGGACCGGGAGATGCGAGTCAAACATCCTCGCAGCCACCAGATCTATTTAAATCGCCAACGACCCTCTTTCACTGTGACCATAGAGAGGAAAGCCAACCAAG ttgtTCCTAAGGAAACTTCCAGG AAGTCACTTGAGGCTGATAGACCATCGGAACCACCGTCACTGCAAATATCTCCCCGACTGTACAAACCAAGGCCGGAGAATATCTATTCAACGCTTAAATCACGACTTCAGACCTCAGACACTTTACTCGATTTCGGAGCGGTCGAGGTTCCATTTTCTCGTTTCTCCACATCAGTAACTCGTCAGCTTGAAAGACGAGGTGAGGGGGATACAACATCTAAAGGAGGACCGAATGCAGTACGGATAGAAACGCTTGGCAGTCTTCCGCAAGGAAAGGATGCGGTTCACGCCGAGAATGACGCTGGTGATGTGGTGCAGCTGCTTGGGAAATTCCAGGAAGCTAATTATGTAGCGAGTGGTAAGAAAGGATATGCCAGGGAAGGTAGACAAGAGTGGAGGTATACTGCTATGGTATGA